In Hymenobacter sublimis, a single genomic region encodes these proteins:
- a CDS encoding GNAT family N-acetyltransferase → MPVAIRQLLPADSLAYRRLRLACLAEYPASFGSSVEEEEQLGPLYFEKHIEAQEPGAFVMGAFNETELVGMCAFLQASRRKVRHQGDIRQVCVSPAYKRQGLGRALLLRTLQAAFALPDLEQIYLGVIVGNAAANQLYESLGFEQYGLQKRYLRVNDHYFDHRLMVLNRASFTASPTSR, encoded by the coding sequence GTGCCCGTTGCCATTCGCCAGTTGCTTCCTGCTGATAGCCTTGCCTACCGTCGTTTGCGGTTGGCGTGCTTAGCGGAGTACCCGGCCAGCTTTGGCTCCTCCGTGGAGGAAGAAGAGCAGCTGGGGCCGCTGTACTTCGAAAAGCACATCGAAGCGCAGGAGCCCGGGGCGTTTGTTATGGGCGCTTTCAATGAAACGGAGCTGGTAGGGATGTGCGCATTTTTGCAGGCTAGCCGCCGCAAGGTTCGGCACCAGGGCGACATCCGTCAGGTGTGCGTGAGTCCGGCTTACAAAAGACAAGGCCTCGGCCGGGCCCTGCTGCTACGCACTCTGCAAGCTGCCTTTGCGCTGCCAGACCTGGAGCAGATTTACCTGGGCGTGATAGTGGGCAACGCGGCTGCTAATCAGCTGTATGAAAGTCTGGGATTTGAGCAATACGGCCTGCAAAAAAGATACCTCCGCGTTAACGACCACTACTTCGACCACCGGCTGATGGTACTAAACAGGGCCTCTTTCACGGCTAGCCCTACCTCCCGCTGA
- a CDS encoding phosphoribosylaminoimidazolesuccinocarboxamide synthase: MNTLNHFATPQLELLHRGKVRDSYRAPSGERLIVVTDRLSAFDSVLETPVAHKGAVLNGLAAFWFDKTQHIIPNHVIALLDPNVTLAKEAEPIRVEMIVRNYLTGSMWRGYQQGQRTFSGVTVPDGMTKHQQFPEPLVTPTTKEESDREITPENLVSEGWVSAELYEQMRVKSLELFNFASQWMAERGIILVDTKYEFGLLNGELILIDEIHTPDSSRFWSAEDYAQNPEAVEQMDKEYVRQWLIANKQDGQYPRALTPEVSQEASRRYLDIYERITGSPLPTGNETTSGGDVRTRLVGNLVRAGIMKDA, translated from the coding sequence ATGAACACCCTCAACCACTTCGCGACGCCCCAGCTTGAGCTGCTGCACCGCGGTAAAGTTCGCGACTCGTACCGCGCTCCTTCGGGCGAGCGGCTCATCGTGGTAACTGACCGCCTCTCAGCGTTTGACTCGGTGCTGGAAACGCCCGTGGCCCACAAAGGCGCGGTGCTGAACGGACTGGCCGCTTTCTGGTTCGACAAAACCCAGCACATCATCCCGAACCACGTGATTGCGCTGCTCGACCCGAATGTGACCTTGGCCAAGGAAGCTGAGCCGATTCGGGTGGAGATGATTGTGCGCAACTACCTCACGGGCTCTATGTGGCGCGGTTATCAGCAGGGCCAGCGCACCTTCTCGGGGGTAACCGTGCCGGACGGCATGACCAAGCACCAGCAATTTCCCGAGCCCCTCGTAACGCCGACGACCAAAGAGGAGTCGGACCGCGAGATTACGCCGGAGAACCTGGTGTCGGAAGGCTGGGTGTCGGCGGAGCTGTACGAACAGATGCGGGTGAAGTCGCTGGAGCTGTTCAACTTCGCCTCGCAGTGGATGGCGGAGCGCGGCATCATCCTGGTAGATACCAAGTATGAATTTGGCCTGCTGAATGGGGAACTGATCCTGATTGATGAAATCCACACGCCCGATTCCTCGCGGTTCTGGAGCGCCGAGGATTACGCCCAAAATCCCGAGGCCGTGGAGCAGATGGATAAGGAATACGTGCGCCAGTGGCTGATTGCCAACAAGCAGGATGGCCAGTACCCCCGCGCCCTCACTCCCGAAGTTTCCCAGGAAGCCAGCCGCCGCTACCTCGACATCTACGAGCGTATCACGGGTAGTCCACTGCCCACCGGCAACGAAACCACCAGCGGCGGTGACGTCCGGACCCGCCTCGTGGGTAACCTCGTGCGCGCTGGCATCATGAAAGACGCCTAA
- a CDS encoding phosphoribosylformylglycinamidine synthase subunit PurQ: MEEQPKLPDLNTPPRPQLDHGGPVTDANGNLLVLGFKSVDAGHETTQPLGHSSAQTAPQQPVRALILTGFGINCEEEFAAAYKLAGAEPTIVHLNQVLHGHVSIHDYDILNFPGGFSFGDDLGSGVVLANKLRYRKNAEGRTLLDDIKKFIANGKFVMGICNGFQVLVKLGLLPNLSGNVTPEVTLTHNASGRYEDRWVRLKVNPESNSPFLKGIDTLEVPVRHGEGRLIIKGEETLAEIEAQALNCLAYTDFDGSPTDVYPHNPNGADLNCAGLTDTTGQVFGLMPHPEAFLSLYNHPDWARRKRLNPSISEEGDGLRLFRNIVEHIRGPHPPAPSPVGRGSQTAPAETSIAGSVFTTTPQKWEALKEYARDMRKQPTPAEERLWEELRGQKLDVKFRRQHAIDAYIVDFVTIPDKLIVEVDGDVHAEVGQAEYDAGRTHALQELGYQLLRFTNDEVLTQTEKVLATIQRHLDQTNQTERLRSNS, from the coding sequence ATGGAAGAACAACCCAAACTGCCGGACCTGAATACGCCCCCGCGGCCCCAACTCGACCACGGCGGCCCCGTCACGGATGCGAACGGTAACCTCCTCGTGCTCGGCTTCAAAAGCGTGGACGCCGGCCACGAAACGACCCAGCCTTTAGGTCATTCATCGGCCCAAACTGCGCCTCAGCAACCCGTGCGCGCCCTCATCCTGACAGGTTTCGGCATCAACTGCGAAGAAGAATTTGCGGCTGCGTACAAGCTAGCTGGCGCCGAGCCAACCATCGTGCACCTGAACCAGGTACTGCACGGCCACGTCAGCATCCACGACTACGACATTCTGAACTTTCCCGGCGGCTTCAGCTTCGGCGACGACCTAGGCTCCGGGGTGGTGCTAGCCAACAAGCTGCGCTACCGCAAAAATGCCGAGGGCCGTACCCTGCTCGATGATATCAAGAAGTTCATTGCTAACGGCAAGTTTGTAATGGGCATCTGCAACGGTTTCCAGGTACTGGTAAAGCTCGGCCTACTGCCCAACCTCAGCGGCAACGTGACGCCCGAAGTAACCCTGACGCACAATGCCTCAGGCCGCTACGAAGACCGGTGGGTACGGCTAAAAGTCAACCCCGAGTCGAACTCGCCCTTCCTTAAAGGCATCGACACCCTGGAGGTGCCCGTGCGCCACGGGGAAGGCCGCCTCATTATCAAGGGCGAAGAAACCCTAGCCGAAATCGAAGCCCAGGCCTTAAACTGTCTGGCTTACACTGATTTCGATGGCTCGCCCACCGACGTGTACCCGCACAACCCCAACGGCGCCGACCTGAACTGCGCCGGCCTAACCGACACCACCGGCCAGGTATTCGGACTGATGCCCCACCCCGAGGCGTTCCTTTCGCTCTACAATCATCCCGACTGGGCTAGAAGAAAACGGTTGAATCCGAGCATTTCGGAAGAAGGGGATGGGTTGCGGCTGTTCCGCAACATTGTAGAGCATATCCGTGGACCCCACCCCCCGGCCCCCTCCCCGGTGGGGAGGGGGAGCCAGACGGCACCGGCGGAAACTAGCATTGCTGGAAGTGTATTCACAACCACCCCTCAGAAATGGGAGGCATTAAAGGAGTACGCTCGGGATATGCGGAAACAGCCTACCCCTGCAGAAGAGCGGTTGTGGGAAGAGCTGCGAGGGCAGAAACTAGACGTAAAGTTTCGGCGGCAACATGCTATTGACGCCTACATCGTTGATTTTGTCACGATACCGGACAAGCTGATTGTGGAGGTAGACGGCGACGTGCACGCAGAAGTCGGGCAAGCGGAGTACGATGCTGGTCGGACTCATGCCTTGCAGGAGTTAGGTTACCAGTTGCTTCGCTTCACGAACGATGAAGTCCTGACCCAGACGGAGAAAGTACTGGCTACCATTCAGCGCCACCTTGACCAGACCAATCAGACCGAACGCCTGCGCAGTAATTCATAA
- a CDS encoding phosphoribosylformylglycinamidine synthase subunit PurL: MDATQRTIQLLLKPGQHDGEGQRVAEAAHRHLGLTTGRVQSTALYTVRYPLAGEQLRDFATHCLQDPVLHDVALDEFRHGAEYKSYILVAKLPGVTDDEGISAQNALGDFLNQPLDTHTQHIFSKRLYFLEHELPESSLRRLAEDLLGNKMINRFEVGPIAQIRDYTPRPGGGAESITDTVPLVGLSDEELVKLSKDNLYALNLEEMRAVRDHYTSMAEERQAAGLAQDPTDCELEIIAQTWSEHCKHKEFSALIKYRDADTGEEFEVDSLFKTYIKNATSEVDRQLRANGNDWLIKVFSDNAGAVRINPESLFVWKVETHNSPSAIDPYGGAITGILGNNRDPLATGIGGAKLLFNTNVLCFGNPEFNGTLLSNQLHPRRIFEGVRKGIEDGGNKSGVPTVNGAIVFDDRYAGKPLVYCGTGAVMPMQLAGLDSWEKKIDAQDRIIMAGGRVGKDGIHGATFSSIELDETSPATAVQIGSPITQKLAMDFLILATRRGLIKCSTDNGAGGLSSSIGELATISGGAVVELEKVPLKYPGLRPWEIFVSESQERFSLAVEPSKMAELMALGQETEVELTDIGYFTSDGSLDVRFDGESVARIDMEFLHNGVPRKVLEAEWQKPTAQEPALPAALDYTDVLNRLLGSLNICSRESVIRQYDHEVKGRTIIKPLMGATGQAPQDAAVVRFNFESWEGVAVSNGILPRFGDIDAYDMSAGAFDEAVRQIVAVGGKLPNLSYGDGNFWSVNDNFCVPDSVYDPATNPDGKHKLAKLVRMCQALRDATAAYCIPLTSGKDSMKNDFKADGVKISVPPTVLYSMTAKIEDVRRTITSDFKQADDVVYLLGETYDELGGSEFYQLFGELGANVPKVRFEEAKALYTLMGQANDNGLIQSCHDLSDGGLAVALAEATFGHGFGADVELPDGLPVHVQLFSESHSRFVGTVAPEDVVAFEQHFGARATRLGVVTQDSQLTVRHGGQTVISASTAALRHEWTNGPVNRLIGFGQHEAAQS, from the coding sequence TTGGACGCTACCCAAAGAACCATACAGCTTCTGCTCAAGCCCGGCCAACACGATGGCGAGGGCCAGCGCGTAGCCGAAGCTGCCCACCGCCACCTCGGCCTAACCACCGGCCGGGTGCAAAGCACCGCCCTCTACACGGTGCGCTACCCCCTGGCGGGCGAGCAACTGCGCGACTTCGCCACCCATTGCCTCCAGGACCCCGTCCTGCACGATGTGGCCCTCGACGAGTTCCGCCACGGCGCCGAATACAAAAGCTACATCTTAGTGGCCAAGCTGCCCGGTGTGACGGACGACGAAGGCATATCGGCCCAGAACGCCCTCGGCGACTTCCTGAACCAGCCGCTGGACACCCATACCCAGCACATCTTCAGCAAACGGCTCTACTTTCTGGAGCACGAGCTGCCGGAGAGTAGCCTGCGCCGCTTGGCCGAAGACCTGCTCGGCAACAAAATGATCAACCGCTTCGAGGTCGGCCCCATCGCCCAGATTCGCGACTACACGCCGCGGCCGGGTGGTGGGGCCGAATCTATTACGGACACCGTGCCGCTGGTTGGCCTCTCGGATGAGGAGCTGGTTAAGCTGTCGAAAGACAACCTCTACGCCCTGAACCTGGAGGAAATGCGCGCCGTGCGTGACCATTACACCAGCATGGCTGAGGAGCGCCAAGCCGCGGGCCTAGCCCAAGACCCCACCGACTGCGAGCTGGAAATCATTGCCCAAACCTGGTCGGAGCACTGCAAGCATAAAGAGTTTTCGGCCCTCATTAAGTACCGGGACGCGGATACGGGTGAGGAGTTCGAAGTCGATTCCCTATTCAAGACCTACATCAAAAACGCTACCTCCGAGGTAGACCGTCAGCTCCGCGCCAACGGCAACGACTGGCTGATTAAGGTGTTCAGTGACAATGCGGGCGCCGTGCGCATCAACCCGGAGTCGTTGTTTGTGTGGAAGGTCGAAACCCACAACTCACCCTCGGCCATTGATCCTTACGGCGGCGCTATTACTGGCATTCTGGGCAACAACCGCGACCCGTTGGCTACTGGCATTGGCGGCGCGAAGCTGCTGTTCAACACCAACGTGCTCTGCTTCGGCAACCCCGAGTTCAACGGCACTTTGCTGAGCAACCAGCTGCACCCGCGCCGCATTTTCGAAGGTGTGCGCAAGGGCATCGAGGATGGCGGCAACAAGTCGGGGGTACCGACGGTGAACGGGGCCATTGTGTTCGATGACCGGTACGCCGGTAAGCCCCTGGTGTACTGCGGCACCGGCGCCGTGATGCCCATGCAGCTGGCCGGCCTCGACTCGTGGGAAAAGAAGATTGACGCCCAGGACCGCATCATCATGGCCGGCGGCCGGGTAGGCAAGGACGGTATCCACGGCGCGACCTTCTCCAGCATCGAGCTGGACGAAACCTCGCCCGCTACGGCTGTGCAAATCGGCTCACCCATTACCCAGAAGCTGGCCATGGACTTTCTGATTCTGGCTACCCGCCGCGGCCTCATCAAGTGCAGCACCGACAATGGTGCGGGCGGCTTGTCCTCCAGCATTGGCGAATTGGCTACCATCAGCGGCGGCGCCGTGGTGGAGTTGGAGAAAGTGCCTCTGAAGTACCCTGGCCTACGCCCGTGGGAAATCTTTGTATCGGAGTCGCAGGAGCGGTTCTCGCTGGCAGTGGAGCCAAGCAAGATGGCCGAGCTGATGGCTCTAGGCCAGGAAACGGAAGTGGAGCTGACCGATATCGGCTACTTCACCTCCGATGGCAGCCTGGATGTGCGCTTCGACGGGGAGTCGGTGGCGCGCATTGATATGGAGTTCCTACACAATGGCGTGCCGCGCAAAGTGCTGGAAGCCGAGTGGCAGAAGCCTACCGCCCAGGAGCCCGCGCTACCCGCTGCGCTCGACTATACCGACGTGCTAAACCGCCTGCTGGGCAGCCTCAACATCTGCTCCCGCGAATCAGTCATTCGGCAGTACGACCACGAGGTGAAAGGCCGCACCATTATCAAGCCACTCATGGGCGCAACCGGGCAGGCTCCGCAGGATGCGGCCGTGGTCCGTTTCAACTTCGAAAGTTGGGAAGGGGTAGCCGTGAGTAATGGTATCCTGCCCCGCTTTGGAGACATTGACGCCTATGATATGTCGGCTGGCGCGTTTGACGAAGCCGTGCGCCAGATTGTGGCGGTAGGAGGGAAGCTGCCTAACCTGAGTTACGGCGACGGCAACTTCTGGTCGGTGAACGACAACTTCTGCGTACCCGACTCGGTGTACGACCCCGCTACCAACCCCGACGGCAAGCACAAGCTAGCCAAGCTGGTGCGCATGTGTCAGGCCCTACGCGACGCCACGGCGGCCTACTGCATCCCGCTCACCTCGGGCAAGGATTCGATGAAGAACGACTTCAAGGCCGACGGCGTGAAGATTTCCGTTCCGCCCACGGTCCTGTACTCCATGACTGCCAAAATCGAGGACGTGCGCCGCACCATCACCTCCGACTTCAAGCAAGCCGACGACGTAGTGTACCTGCTGGGCGAAACCTACGACGAGCTAGGCGGCTCGGAATTCTACCAGCTCTTCGGGGAGCTTGGCGCCAACGTGCCCAAGGTGCGGTTCGAGGAAGCCAAAGCCCTCTACACGCTGATGGGTCAGGCCAACGACAACGGCCTCATCCAGTCCTGCCACGACCTGTCGGATGGAGGCTTGGCGGTTGCGTTAGCAGAAGCCACGTTTGGTCACGGCTTCGGGGCTGATGTGGAGTTGCCAGATGGCCTGCCGGTGCACGTGCAGTTGTTCTCGGAGTCGCACTCCCGCTTCGTGGGCACGGTGGCGCCGGAGGATGTGGTAGCCTTCGAGCAGCACTTCGGAGCCCGCGCTACCCGCCTCGGCGTGGTGACGCAAGACAGCCAGCTCACGGTGCGCCACGGCGGCCAGACGGTCATTTCGGCCAGCACGGCGGCCCTGCGCCACGAGTGGACCAACGGCCCAGTTAATCGACTTATCGGCTTCGGCCAGCACGAAGCGGCGCAATCCTAA
- the pyrE gene encoding orotate phosphoribosyltransferase, with amino-acid sequence MTSTQPTLPSEILEQQLLQEDALLRGHFRLSSGLHSDTYVQCARFLRRPDLAAPAAAELARQIQQAGLQPDVVVGPAMGGVVIGYELARQLGVPGIFTERDDSGQMTLRRGFTVEPGQKIVIAEDVVTTGKSTKEVARVLEELGAKVLAVASLIDRTSGKADLSFPNFALLPVSAATYAPDDCPLCRAGIPVVKPGSRPEKAFS; translated from the coding sequence TTGACTTCCACCCAACCCACCCTCCCCTCCGAAATCCTGGAGCAGCAACTGTTGCAGGAAGATGCCCTGCTGCGCGGCCATTTCCGCCTTTCCTCCGGCCTGCATTCTGACACCTACGTGCAATGCGCCCGTTTCCTGCGCCGCCCCGACCTGGCAGCTCCAGCCGCGGCAGAACTGGCTCGGCAGATTCAGCAGGCCGGCTTGCAGCCCGATGTGGTGGTAGGCCCGGCTATGGGCGGGGTGGTGATTGGCTACGAGCTGGCCCGGCAATTAGGAGTGCCGGGCATCTTCACAGAGCGCGATGACTCGGGGCAGATGACGTTGCGTCGGGGGTTTACCGTGGAGCCTGGCCAAAAAATTGTCATTGCCGAAGACGTAGTGACTACCGGCAAGAGCACCAAGGAAGTAGCGCGGGTGCTGGAAGAATTGGGGGCAAAAGTTTTGGCAGTGGCGAGTTTAATTGACCGCACGAGTGGGAAAGCTGACCTTTCTTTTCCGAACTTTGCCTTGCTGCCAGTTTCGGCGGCCACCTACGCACCCGATGATTGTCCGCTTTGCCGGGCAGGTATTCCGGTGGTGAAACCCGGCAGTCGGCCGGAAAAAGCGTTTTCTTAA
- the pyrF gene encoding orotidine-5'-phosphate decarboxylase → MEKLTQRVQRANSLLCVGLDPIGEDAQVARRLAELIDQTSEYAAAFKPNLAFFLSREDGVKLLRETVQRIPESIPVILDGKFGDIANTADHYARFAYDVVEADGVTVNPYMGDDAIVPFARPGKLVFVLAKTSNKPVHSLQDVALTRGGTLSDCAARVTRKLDEVHGGIGLVVGATNAEAVARIRSLTPEQWFLVPGVGAQGGDLQATLKAGLRPDGSGLLINTSRALWQATDAAAAARELVEQINRFRPVAV, encoded by the coding sequence ATGGAAAAGCTAACCCAACGAGTTCAGCGCGCCAATTCCTTGCTTTGCGTGGGCCTTGACCCGATAGGGGAGGACGCTCAGGTAGCGCGCCGCTTGGCCGAGCTCATTGACCAAACCAGCGAGTACGCCGCCGCTTTCAAGCCCAATCTGGCCTTTTTCCTAAGTCGGGAAGACGGGGTGAAGTTGCTGCGCGAAACCGTGCAGCGTATTCCAGAAAGCATTCCGGTAATTCTGGATGGCAAGTTCGGCGACATTGCCAACACCGCCGACCACTACGCCCGCTTCGCTTACGATGTGGTAGAAGCCGATGGCGTAACCGTAAACCCCTACATGGGCGACGACGCCATTGTGCCTTTTGCCCGGCCTGGCAAGCTGGTGTTCGTGCTGGCCAAAACCTCCAATAAACCGGTTCATTCCCTGCAAGACGTGGCTCTTACCCGCGGTGGCACCCTCTCCGACTGCGCCGCCCGCGTAACCCGCAAGCTCGACGAAGTACACGGCGGCATCGGACTGGTAGTAGGCGCTACTAACGCTGAAGCCGTGGCCCGCATCCGCAGCCTCACGCCGGAGCAGTGGTTCCTGGTACCCGGCGTCGGTGCCCAGGGCGGTGACCTGCAAGCCACGTTGAAAGCGGGCCTACGGCCTGATGGTTCGGGGCTCCTGATTAATACGTCGCGCGCCCTGTGGCAAGCGACTGATGCCGCCGCCGCCGCACGGGAGCTAGTAGAGCAGATCAACCGGTTCCGGCCGGTAGCGGTGTAA
- a CDS encoding dihydroorotate dehydrogenase — protein MQLGKLTLQNPVCLAAASWQLDGPDYERLGAIFTRTVTMEPKPGLYEEGIWQVADQTLLNATHMRTESAEILVQEHLPTLRRYGVPVFVSITAPGIPGFRKIARFLAREASELIAGVEVYMAQPDTGKGEELNAKFVREATQAVRNELGPEAAVIVKLPPWPEHIRGLALGAQEGGATALAATNLLKALHLPDDATAAPVAGGLSGEALRPVALRCVWELAHDKRITLPIFGTGGVFTASHVTDYLRCGASAVQIASGEWLEAGLSARLAAECAHLQPETVSSVWKS, from the coding sequence ATGCAACTCGGTAAACTCACGCTCCAGAACCCGGTATGCCTCGCGGCCGCGTCCTGGCAGCTAGACGGCCCGGACTACGAGCGACTGGGAGCTATTTTTACCCGCACCGTCACGATGGAGCCCAAGCCCGGGCTCTACGAGGAAGGCATTTGGCAGGTAGCCGACCAAACCCTGCTCAACGCCACCCACATGCGCACCGAAAGCGCCGAAATTCTGGTGCAGGAACACCTGCCCACCCTCCGCCGCTACGGCGTGCCGGTGTTCGTGAGCATCACGGCCCCTGGCATTCCTGGTTTTCGCAAGATTGCGCGCTTTCTGGCCCGCGAAGCTAGTGAGCTGATAGCCGGGGTAGAAGTGTATATGGCTCAGCCCGACACCGGGAAGGGCGAGGAGCTCAATGCCAAATTTGTGCGCGAAGCTACCCAGGCCGTGCGCAATGAGCTTGGTCCCGAAGCGGCCGTTATTGTGAAGCTGCCGCCCTGGCCGGAGCACATTCGGGGTTTGGCTCTGGGTGCCCAGGAAGGCGGCGCTACCGCCCTGGCCGCTACCAATCTGCTCAAAGCCCTGCACCTGCCCGACGATGCCACGGCCGCGCCCGTGGCCGGCGGCCTTTCGGGGGAGGCGCTCCGCCCCGTAGCCCTGCGCTGCGTGTGGGAACTGGCCCACGACAAGCGGATAACGCTACCTATCTTCGGCACGGGCGGCGTGTTCACGGCCAGCCACGTCACGGACTACCTGCGCTGCGGGGCCAGTGCCGTGCAAATTGCCAGCGGTGAGTGGCTGGAAGCCGGCCTATCGGCCCGGCTAGCCGCCGAGTGCGCCCATCTTCAACCCGAAACTGTTTCATCGGTATGGAAAAGCTAA
- a CDS encoding DUF4468 domain-containing protein produces the protein MKKVLLVLLMGGMLALAPEVQAQTDAPAPIEYSERVPADGAGKTALYHRALDWTQNKFAYGPKSGMKAEEGAGTVRVTGTSKVKRVDNKGKDQEVTVLFDFVFRANDNGYEYSVGSFRVVPDPKQPSQIITFDEYRTELRADKNNEKTHNERRLTAQTSSLASEAAMSFRSYMNSTPAEGHVGVAGGEH, from the coding sequence ATGAAAAAAGTGCTACTAGTTTTGTTGATGGGTGGGATGCTGGCACTAGCGCCGGAAGTACAGGCCCAGACCGATGCTCCGGCCCCCATTGAATACAGCGAGCGGGTGCCTGCCGACGGGGCCGGTAAAACGGCTCTGTACCATCGGGCTCTGGACTGGACGCAGAACAAATTTGCGTACGGCCCTAAATCTGGAATGAAGGCGGAAGAGGGTGCCGGCACCGTGCGAGTAACCGGTACCAGCAAGGTGAAGCGAGTTGATAATAAGGGGAAAGACCAGGAGGTTACCGTATTATTCGACTTCGTTTTCCGGGCCAACGACAACGGGTATGAGTACAGCGTGGGTTCCTTCCGGGTAGTACCAGACCCAAAGCAGCCTTCCCAGATTATTACGTTTGATGAATACCGGACTGAGCTCCGGGCCGATAAAAACAACGAAAAGACGCACAACGAACGCCGACTGACGGCCCAAACGTCGTCGTTGGCCTCGGAAGCGGCCATGTCGTTTCGCTCTTACATGAACAGCACGCCGGCCGAAGGACACGTTGGCGTAGCAGGCGGCGAGCATTAA
- a CDS encoding DNA/RNA non-specific endonuclease, whose amino-acid sequence MSCSKNEVAPSVTPDAVSQSADATRDNHLAMGNPSGATANSANYWNYLLSKSQFAMSYHRDRGTPNWVSWHLSSAWLGSTPRQDNFAPDNTLPTGWYRPTSTSYTGSGFDRGHNCPSADRTGSVADNTATFLMSNMIPQAPNNNQRTWANLENYCRTLVNAGNELYIICGSYGKGGTGTNGYATTLDAGRVTVPAQVWKVIVVLPEGSSDAARVTTGTRVIAINTPNDNGLLTTWGSYRTTVDAIEAATGYDILSAVSASVQSVVEARVDNGPTS is encoded by the coding sequence GTGTCCTGCTCCAAAAACGAAGTAGCTCCCTCGGTTACTCCGGACGCAGTAAGCCAGAGCGCCGACGCCACTCGCGACAATCACCTGGCAATGGGCAACCCCAGCGGGGCCACGGCTAACTCGGCTAACTACTGGAACTACTTGCTGTCGAAGTCGCAGTTCGCTATGTCGTATCACCGCGACCGGGGTACGCCAAACTGGGTAAGCTGGCACCTGAGCAGCGCGTGGCTGGGCTCTACCCCGCGCCAAGACAACTTCGCCCCCGACAACACGCTGCCTACGGGCTGGTACCGCCCCACCAGCACCAGCTACACCGGCTCGGGCTTCGACCGGGGACACAACTGCCCTAGCGCCGACCGCACCGGCTCGGTGGCCGACAACACGGCTACCTTCCTGATGAGCAACATGATTCCGCAGGCCCCGAACAACAACCAGCGCACCTGGGCTAACCTGGAAAACTACTGCCGCACCCTCGTGAATGCTGGCAACGAACTGTACATCATCTGCGGCAGCTACGGCAAAGGTGGCACCGGCACCAACGGCTACGCGACTACCCTCGATGCCGGCCGTGTAACGGTTCCTGCTCAGGTATGGAAGGTAATTGTGGTGCTGCCCGAAGGAAGCAGCGACGCTGCCCGCGTAACCACCGGCACCCGCGTTATTGCCATCAACACCCCCAACGACAACGGCCTGCTGACCACCTGGGGTTCTTACCGCACCACTGTTGACGCCATTGAAGCCGCCACGGGCTACGACATCCTCTCGGCCGTATCGGCTTCTGTGCAGAGCGTAGTAGAAGCTCGCGTAGACAACGGCCCGACGAGCTGA